The Miscanthus floridulus cultivar M001 chromosome 17, ASM1932011v1, whole genome shotgun sequence genome has a window encoding:
- the LOC136517496 gene encoding uncharacterized protein: MARDGGGGGSPGTERRRVALRALLASGGQAEAEAARAPGKGLLRGLRCTSAAALQAIAPETPRPPVDWRGLGCAAASQAHAPEAARPTADWRGLGCASAAAQAHAPVGAPRRSEEWRGRRRRNGRERRKARGGGGVSGGAGVGVGGGDVWCTPGIPFAAEASSVDCVVAPHQTVAARRRAEADRPRRERPGAPPARRVTMREHMSSSPLSSPPHHDMPFVDADRAPSGRIRHMSARRHSQARAEEEMMFRTRILLGRMGIYDQYQDWRLDVDNMTYEELLDLEDRIGYVSTGLREDEIIQSLRMVKYSAFNPKHFCTEMDRRCSICQEEFEANEETGKLSCGHSYHVHCIKQWLSRKNACPVCKTTVSKT, encoded by the exons ATGgcccgcgacggcggcggcggagggtcaCCGGGGACGGAGAGGCGGCGGGTGGCGCTGCGTGCGCTCCTCGCGTCGGGTGGTCAAGCGGAGGCGGAGGCCGCGAGGGCGCCGGGCAAGGGCCTGCTGCGCGGCCTCCGCTGCACGTCCGCGGCCGCGTTGCAGGCTATCGCTCCGGAGACCCCGCGGCCTCCGGTGGACTGGCGCGGGCTCGGGTGCGCGGCGGCGTCCCAGGCGCACGCGCCGGAAGCGGCGCGGCCCACAGCGGACTGGCGCGGGCTCGGGTGCGCGTCTGCGGCAGCCCAGGCTCACGCGCCGGTGGGCGCGCCCCGGCGTTCCGAGGAGTGGCGCGGGAGGCGGCGGAGGAACGGGAGGGAGAGGCGGAAGGCGAGGGGCGGCGGTGGCGTCAGTGGAGGTGCCGGGGTGGGCGTCGGCGGCGGGGACGTGTGGTGCACGCCGGGGATACCGTTCGCCGCCGAGGCCTCCTCGGTGGACTGCGTGGTGGCGCCGCACCAGACGGTGGCCGCGCGCCGCCGCGCCGAGGCCGACAGGCCGCGCAGGGAG AGGCCTGGCGCGCCTCCGGCCAGGAGGGTCACCATGCGGGAGCACATGTCCTCGTCTCCTCTGAGTTCACCGCCACACCATGACATGCCGTTCGTTGATGCCGACCGTGCACCTTCTGGGCGCATCCGACATATGAGTGCCCGCCGGCACTCCCAAGCACGGGCTGAGGAAGAG ATGATGTTCCGAACAAGGATTTTATTGGGAAGAATGGGTATTTATGATCAGTATCAGGATTGGCGCCTTGATGTTGACAACATGACATATGAG GAATTGCTCGATCTTGAGGACCGGATTGGATATGTAAGTACAGGGCTTCGTGAAGACGAGATCATTCAAAGCCTTAGGATGGTCAAGTACTCCGCCTTCAACCCCAAGCATTTTTGTACAGAAATGGATAGGAGATGTAGCATCTGTCAA GAAGAGTTTGAAGCAAACGAGGA